One segment of Primulina tabacum isolate GXHZ01 chromosome 14, ASM2559414v2, whole genome shotgun sequence DNA contains the following:
- the LOC142524806 gene encoding E3 ubiquitin ligase BIG BROTHER-related-like isoform X1, with the protein MFKVWFEGGNQAHLRNTLRMMSEMSIMNDEVYNHYMNGMTPAEIAEHLRDTIPEFGDVDVEEFLIQQESALLGFQNNDHRRDMINDYGQPSSRNLQSERETVSSRIAHFESQLALDEDFARSLELGEDFDSLDVPENGDDNSGPSSRESPVVADNQNTHQDGFDPDTMTYEELQTLGESVGNESRGLSPNIIARLPTFKYKAGFFSKKKKEPEECVICYAEYKNRSELILLPCAHHYHSKCITHWLRLNKNCPVCQKEVQDE; encoded by the exons ATGTTCAAGGTAT GGTTTGAGGGTGGTAACCAAGCACATTTGAGAAATACACTTCGGATGATGTCTGAAATGTCTATTATGAATGACGAGGTCTACAATCATTATATGAATGGTATGACTCCCGCTGAAATTGCCGAACATCTCAGGGATACAATTCCTGAATTTGGCGATGTTGATGTCGAAGAATTTCTTATACAGCAG GAAAGTGCACTTCTTGGTTTTCAGAACAATGATCATAGAAGAGATATGATTAATGACTATGGTCAACCTAGCAGCAGGAATCTGCAGTCAGAACGTGAGACTGTTTCCTCACGTATCGCACATTTTGAATCACAGTTGGCTTTAGATGAAGATTTTGCAAGGTCCTTGGAGTTGGGGGAGGACTTCGACAGTCTTGATGTCCCGGAGAATggtgatg ATAACTCCGGGCCATCTTCGAGAGAATCACCTGTGGTG GCGGATAATCAGAACACACATCAAGATGGTTTTGATCCTGATACCATGACTTACGAG GAGTTGCAAACGCTTGGAGAATCTGTCGGCAATGAAAGCAGAGGACTTTCACCAAATATCATAGCTCGGCTTCCAACTTTCAAATACAAAGCAGggtttttctcaaagaaaaaaaaggaaCCAGAAGA GTGTGTGATATGCTATGCCGAATATAAGAATAGATCCGAGCTGATCCTTTTGCCATGCGCTCACCATTATCATTCCAAGTGCATCACTCATTGGTTGCGATTGAATAAG AATTGTCCCGTGTGTCAAAAGGAGGTGCAAGACGAGTAA
- the LOC142525221 gene encoding DNA-directed RNA polymerases II, IV and V subunit 6A-like: protein MADDDYEMDGGYEDEPMDPEIDEGEEVEEDNNNNEEAPDPIEGEGNGKEEREPIERPRKTSKYMTKYERARILGTRALQISMNAPVMVELEGETDPLEIAMKELRQRKVPFTIRRYLPDGSYEDWGVNELIVEDSWKRQVGGE, encoded by the exons ATGGCAGACGATGACTATGAGATGGATGGAGG GTACGAAGATGAGCCCATGGATCCTGAAATTGAC GAAGGAGAAGAGGTTGAAGAAGATAACAACAATAATGAGGAAGCTCCTGATCCAATTGAAGGGGAAGGAAATGGAAAAGAGGAGCGAGAACCTATTGAACGCCCTCGGAAGACATCTAAATATATGACCAAATATGAAAGAGCTAGAATACTTGGCACACGGGCTCTGCAGATAAG CATGAATGCACCAGTTATGGTTGAGTTGGAGGGTGAAACTGACCCACTTGAG ATTGCTATGAAGGAGCTGCGACAGAGAAAAGTACCTTTCACCATCCGTCGATACCTCCCTGATGGAAG CTATGAAGATTGGGGGGTGAATGAATTAATTGTGGAGGACTCCTGGAAAAGACAAGTGGGAGGTGAATGA
- the LOC142524806 gene encoding E3 ubiquitin ligase BIG BROTHER-related-like isoform X2 codes for MMSEMSIMNDEVYNHYMNGMTPAEIAEHLRDTIPEFGDVDVEEFLIQQESALLGFQNNDHRRDMINDYGQPSSRNLQSERETVSSRIAHFESQLALDEDFARSLELGEDFDSLDVPENGDDNSGPSSRESPVVADNQNTHQDGFDPDTMTYEELQTLGESVGNESRGLSPNIIARLPTFKYKAGFFSKKKKEPEECVICYAEYKNRSELILLPCAHHYHSKCITHWLRLNKNCPVCQKEVQDE; via the exons ATGATGTCTGAAATGTCTATTATGAATGACGAGGTCTACAATCATTATATGAATGGTATGACTCCCGCTGAAATTGCCGAACATCTCAGGGATACAATTCCTGAATTTGGCGATGTTGATGTCGAAGAATTTCTTATACAGCAG GAAAGTGCACTTCTTGGTTTTCAGAACAATGATCATAGAAGAGATATGATTAATGACTATGGTCAACCTAGCAGCAGGAATCTGCAGTCAGAACGTGAGACTGTTTCCTCACGTATCGCACATTTTGAATCACAGTTGGCTTTAGATGAAGATTTTGCAAGGTCCTTGGAGTTGGGGGAGGACTTCGACAGTCTTGATGTCCCGGAGAATggtgatg ATAACTCCGGGCCATCTTCGAGAGAATCACCTGTGGTG GCGGATAATCAGAACACACATCAAGATGGTTTTGATCCTGATACCATGACTTACGAG GAGTTGCAAACGCTTGGAGAATCTGTCGGCAATGAAAGCAGAGGACTTTCACCAAATATCATAGCTCGGCTTCCAACTTTCAAATACAAAGCAGggtttttctcaaagaaaaaaaaggaaCCAGAAGA GTGTGTGATATGCTATGCCGAATATAAGAATAGATCCGAGCTGATCCTTTTGCCATGCGCTCACCATTATCATTCCAAGTGCATCACTCATTGGTTGCGATTGAATAAG AATTGTCCCGTGTGTCAAAAGGAGGTGCAAGACGAGTAA